In Polyodon spathula isolate WHYD16114869_AA unplaced genomic scaffold, ASM1765450v1 scaffolds_764, whole genome shotgun sequence, one genomic interval encodes:
- the LOC121308641 gene encoding cardiotrophin-2-like produces the protein MTPLALFLCASASLLVPVASQDIFSNRESFSQCLALARKIHSDVYALLSKYKEEHIGSKSFEDYSLVMTSLPTINLHYSTWLSMEDSERLLINLKDLHVFWIHVDAKRIYELESMPQSSLAQNMEDVLLDMRDLLFQMKHQLEFLETPAPETLSQSVPDALLNPQNEWLSKLQGYIILRDLERYLGKVVRDFTLLRTKYQK, from the exons ATGACTCCCCTGGCTTTGTTCTTGTGCGCCAGCGCCTCTCTGCTGGTCCCGGTGGCCTCCCAGGATATATTCAGCAACAGGGAATCCTTCTCTCAGTGCCTGGCGCTCGCCCGCAAGATTCACAGCGACGTCTACGCGCTGCTGAGCAAATAT AAGGAAGAGCACATTGGAAGCAAGTCCTTCGAAGACTACAGCCTGGTGATGACCAGCCTGCCGACCATCAACCTGCACTACAGCACCTGGCTCAGCATGGAG GACAGCGAGAGGCTCCTGATCAATCTCAAGGATCTCCACGTCTTCTGGATCCACGTGGACGCCAAGCGCATCTACGAGCTGGAAAGCATGCCCCAGAGCTCGCTCGCCCAGAACATGGAGGACGTTCTGCTGGACATGCGGGATCTGCTGTTCCAGATGAAGCACCAG CTGGAATTTCTGGAAACCCCGGCTCCTGAAACCCTGAGCCAGTCTGTACCTGACGCCCTGCTGAACCCCCAGAACGAGTGGCTGAGCAAGCTGCAGGGCTATATCATCCTGAGAGATCTGGAGAGGTACCTGGGCAAGGTGGTGCGAGACTTCACCCTGCTCAGGACCAAATACCAAAAGTGA